A single region of the Sphingobium sp. TKS genome encodes:
- a CDS encoding LysE family translocator has translation MSLHVWWLYVTAVFLISATPGPNMLHVMTQSIHHGPRRAIATMAGLMSAILLCLIASALGLGALLKASPRLFDGLRYAGVAYLLWLGVKAWCAPVGEAGEIGATRARSLRALYGTGLLTGLSNPKLIIFAAALFPQFIDTDRPFAVQLAILVMSFVAIEFGWQCVYALGGVKLARWLTPANRQRLFNRGTGLMFIGFGGALLGARA, from the coding sequence ATGTCGTTGCATGTCTGGTGGTTGTACGTCACGGCGGTTTTCCTGATCTCGGCCACGCCGGGACCGAACATGCTGCATGTGATGACGCAGAGCATTCACCATGGGCCGCGACGGGCCATCGCCACCATGGCGGGGCTGATGAGCGCGATCCTGCTCTGCCTGATCGCTTCGGCGCTGGGGTTGGGAGCGTTGCTGAAGGCCTCGCCTCGACTGTTCGACGGGCTGCGCTATGCGGGGGTCGCCTATCTGCTCTGGCTGGGCGTCAAGGCTTGGTGTGCGCCGGTGGGCGAAGCGGGCGAGATCGGCGCCACGCGGGCGCGGTCGCTGCGGGCGCTCTATGGGACCGGGCTGTTGACGGGATTGTCCAACCCCAAGCTCATCATCTTCGCCGCCGCGCTGTTTCCGCAGTTCATCGATACGGACCGGCCCTTTGCGGTGCAGTTGGCGATATTGGTGATGAGCTTCGTCGCGATCGAGTTCGGCTGGCAGTGCGTCTATGCGCTGGGCGGGGTGAAGCTCGCCCGCTGGCTGACGCCCGCGAACCGGCAGCGGCTGTTCAACCGAGGGACGGGGCTGATGTTCATCGGTTTCGGTGGGGCGCTGCTGGGCGCGCGGGCTTAA
- the rplT gene encoding 50S ribosomal protein L20: MARVKRGTTTKAKHKRILDQAKGYYGRRKNTIRIARQAVEKAGQYAYRDRKVKKRTFRGLWIQRINAGVRAEGLTYSQFMHGLKLAGVELDRKVLADIAMHEGEAFSAIIAQAKAALPAA, translated from the coding sequence ATGGCACGCGTAAAACGTGGTACGACCACCAAGGCGAAGCATAAGAGGATTCTGGATCAGGCGAAGGGCTATTATGGCCGTCGCAAGAACACGATCCGTATCGCTCGCCAGGCCGTCGAAAAGGCCGGCCAGTACGCTTATCGCGACCGCAAGGTCAAGAAGCGGACCTTCCGTGGCCTGTGGATCCAGCGCATCAACGCTGGCGTCCGCGCTGAAGGCCTGACCTATTCGCAGTTCATGCACGGCCTGAAGCTGGCCGGTGTGGAGCTGGACCGCAAGGTTCTGGCCGACATTGCGATGCACGAAGGCGAGGCGTTTAGCGCCATCATCGCCCAGGCGAAGGCTGCGCTGCCCGCAGCCTGA
- the rpmI gene encoding 50S ribosomal protein L35, producing MPKLKTKSGVKKRFKFTASGKVKHGVAGKRHRLISHNAKYIRQNRGTSVMSDADVAHVRLWAPYGLK from the coding sequence ATGCCCAAGCTCAAGACCAAGAGCGGTGTGAAGAAGCGCTTCAAGTTCACCGCTTCCGGCAAGGTCAAGCACGGCGTCGCTGGCAAGCGTCACCGCCTGATCAGCCACAACGCCAAGTATATCCGCCAGAACCGCGGCACCTCGGTCATGTCCGACGCCGACGTGGCACATGTGCGCCTCTGGGCGCCCTACGGCCTGAAGTAA
- a CDS encoding AsmA family protein gives MADADPLRPDMPANEVPRPGGARYHLYRARENWRKIPLPFRVLLWIVGIIFALWLILFVTKGRFLKHPFERFLTSRLERPVKVGGDFQLYFDPVTIKFRAEKMTVANTQWASRPDFFRADLIDSRIAPLSLLFGDKYRVGWLELRNAAADLEWSRDGKSNTWTFGDPNRKGEPLNLPLIRRALLAGTTLRYRDPRMQLATDIGFETVKAQDSRFASDVRFSGTGTMRQRPFTLRGGLLSPNETVMGGKNSLALHAEAGATILEVSGTLPGATEIKGADLRLITHGPNLARLFDFLGVAIPETRDYRLTSALTRQGGEWRFTHLKGRFGDSDLAGRLTVSLPNNRLLLKAALTTQTLDILDIGPFIGYDPQKLEAQGADGAISTVGGTPRILPDAPLRVEALRNFDARLQYDVRRIRAEHVPISNIGLTLALDHSLLKLSPLTFDMSGGHLSSDISINARGQPVRTTYDIRLSPTPMGKLLARWGVEESGTTGMIKARVQMTGLGDTLHDSLSTSDGRIAVILPAGSMWTRNIQLSELDIGTFITKMFSGKLKKPVQINCGLIAFTVRNGVAAADPIIIDTEKNVLLGRGGFSFRNESLDLSFRADGKKFSLFSGQSPVSLDGTFVKPHIDVISPELIARGGAAAALGVAASPLAAVLAFVDIGDAKSAACGPVLAGATATAQRTKGGKPRDDVGHGTTAKDEAGKGSQKEKKSQEKKFLGIF, from the coding sequence ATGGCCGACGCCGATCCCCTCCGGCCGGACATGCCGGCGAACGAGGTGCCGCGCCCCGGCGGCGCGCGCTATCACCTGTACCGTGCCCGGGAAAATTGGCGCAAAATCCCGCTGCCCTTCCGCGTCCTGCTCTGGATCGTCGGCATCATCTTCGCGCTGTGGCTGATCCTGTTCGTCACCAAGGGCCGCTTCCTCAAACACCCCTTCGAGCGCTTCCTGACCAGCCGCCTCGAACGCCCCGTCAAGGTCGGCGGCGACTTCCAGCTCTATTTCGATCCCGTCACCATCAAGTTCCGCGCCGAAAAGATGACGGTCGCGAACACTCAATGGGCAAGCCGCCCCGATTTCTTCCGCGCCGACCTGATCGACAGCCGAATCGCGCCTTTAAGCCTCCTCTTCGGAGACAAATATCGCGTCGGCTGGCTCGAACTGCGCAATGCGGCGGCCGACCTCGAATGGTCCCGCGACGGCAAGAGCAATACATGGACTTTCGGCGACCCCAACAGGAAGGGCGAGCCGCTCAACCTTCCCCTGATCCGCCGCGCACTGCTGGCGGGTACGACGCTGCGCTATCGCGATCCCCGGATGCAGCTCGCCACCGATATCGGCTTCGAAACGGTGAAGGCGCAGGACAGCCGCTTTGCCAGCGACGTGCGTTTTTCGGGCACCGGCACGATGCGGCAGCGACCCTTCACCCTGCGCGGCGGCCTGCTCTCGCCCAATGAAACGGTGATGGGCGGCAAAAACAGCTTAGCCCTTCATGCCGAGGCTGGCGCCACCATTCTCGAAGTCAGCGGCACCCTCCCCGGCGCGACCGAGATCAAGGGCGCCGATCTGCGCCTCATCACCCACGGTCCCAATCTCGCCCGGCTGTTCGACTTCCTGGGCGTCGCCATTCCCGAGACCCGGGATTACCGCCTGACCTCCGCACTCACCAGGCAAGGCGGCGAATGGCGATTCACGCACCTCAAGGGCCGCTTTGGCGATAGCGACCTCGCCGGGCGGCTGACCGTCTCGCTCCCCAATAACCGCTTGCTGCTGAAGGCTGCCCTGACGACCCAGACGCTCGACATCCTCGATATCGGTCCCTTCATCGGCTACGACCCGCAGAAGCTGGAGGCCCAGGGCGCGGACGGCGCGATCAGCACCGTGGGCGGCACGCCGCGCATCCTGCCTGACGCGCCGCTTCGGGTTGAAGCGCTGCGCAATTTCGACGCCCGGCTCCAATATGACGTTCGCCGCATCCGCGCGGAACATGTGCCGATCTCCAATATCGGTCTCACTTTGGCGCTCGATCACAGCCTGCTGAAGCTGTCGCCGCTGACCTTCGACATGTCCGGCGGCCATCTGAGTTCCGATATTTCCATCAATGCGCGCGGCCAGCCGGTGCGCACCACCTACGACATCCGCCTGTCTCCCACGCCCATGGGCAAGCTGCTCGCCCGCTGGGGCGTCGAGGAATCCGGCACCACCGGCATGATCAAGGCCCGTGTCCAGATGACCGGCCTGGGCGACACGCTGCACGATTCGCTCAGCACATCCGACGGGCGCATCGCCGTCATCCTGCCCGCCGGATCGATGTGGACCCGCAACATCCAGCTTTCCGAGCTCGATATCGGCACCTTCATCACCAAGATGTTCTCGGGCAAACTCAAGAAGCCGGTCCAGATCAATTGCGGCCTCATCGCCTTCACCGTTCGCAACGGCGTGGCGGCGGCGGACCCGATCATCATCGACACCGAAAAAAATGTGCTGCTGGGCCGAGGCGGCTTTTCCTTCCGCAATGAAAGCCTCGACCTCTCCTTCCGCGCCGACGGCAAGAAGTTCAGCCTCTTCTCCGGCCAGTCCCCGGTCAGCCTCGACGGCACTTTCGTCAAACCCCATATCGACGTCATCAGCCCCGAGCTGATCGCGCGCGGCGGCGCGGCAGCGGCGCTGGGCGTCGCCGCCAGCCCACTCGCTGCCGTTCTCGCCTTTGTCGACATAGGCGACGCGAAGAGCGCGGCCTGCGGTCCGGTCCTTGCCGGTGCGACCGCTACCGCCCAACGCACCAAGGGCGGCAAGCCCCGCGACGATGTCGGCCACGGCACCACGGCCAAGGACGAAGCCGGCAAGGGCAGCCAAAAAGAGAAAAAGAGTCAGGAGAAGAAATTCCTGGGCATCTTCTGA
- a CDS encoding VOC family protein, translated as MTEAQSPTAIRPTAGVVPHLTIGNDKAAEAIAFYSRAFGAAELMRHVAEGRQRIMHAHLRINGGSLMLNDHFPEMSGGTPAEAPRGVTLHLAVDDADAWWKRAIEAGAGVRFPIENQFWGERYGQLTDPYGHVWSIGGPIKRSDQGAS; from the coding sequence ATGACAGAAGCACAAAGCCCCACGGCCATACGTCCCACAGCAGGCGTCGTCCCGCACCTGACCATCGGCAATGACAAGGCGGCCGAAGCCATCGCCTTCTATTCCCGCGCTTTTGGCGCCGCCGAACTGATGCGCCATGTCGCGGAGGGTCGCCAGCGCATCATGCACGCGCATTTGCGCATCAATGGCGGTTCGTTGATGCTGAACGACCATTTCCCTGAAATGAGTGGCGGCACCCCGGCCGAGGCGCCCAGGGGCGTCACTCTACATCTGGCGGTCGACGATGCCGACGCCTGGTGGAAACGCGCGATCGAAGCGGGGGCGGGCGTCCGTTTCCCGATCGAAAACCAATTCTGGGGCGAGCGTTATGGCCAACTGACCGATCCCTATGGCCATGTCTGGTCGATCGGCGGTCCGATCAAGCGGTCCGATCAAGGTGCGTCGTGA
- the ssb gene encoding single-stranded DNA-binding protein: MAGSVNKVILVGNLGADPEVKSFQNGGKVCNLRIATSESWKDRNSGERKERTEWHSVSIFSEGLAGVAERFLRKGSKVYLEGQLRTRKWQDQSGNDRYTTEVVLQGPGAVLTMLDGAPGGGFGGGGRSQGGSDWSGGSSGFGGGDYDDFGGGGSGSGSGRSSGGGRGSAGGPNFDNDLDDEVPF; the protein is encoded by the coding sequence ATGGCGGGTTCGGTCAACAAGGTCATTCTGGTGGGCAATCTGGGCGCGGACCCGGAAGTGAAGAGCTTTCAGAATGGCGGCAAGGTGTGCAACCTGCGGATCGCGACCTCCGAAAGCTGGAAGGACCGCAATTCGGGCGAGCGCAAGGAGCGCACCGAATGGCATAGCGTCTCGATCTTCTCCGAAGGCCTGGCTGGCGTTGCCGAACGCTTCCTGCGCAAGGGCAGCAAGGTGTATCTGGAGGGCCAGTTGCGCACCCGCAAATGGCAGGACCAGTCGGGCAATGACCGCTACACGACCGAAGTCGTGCTGCAAGGGCCGGGCGCGGTGTTGACCATGCTGGACGGCGCACCGGGCGGCGGCTTCGGCGGTGGTGGCCGCTCGCAGGGCGGCAGCGACTGGAGCGGCGGATCGAGCGGTTTTGGCGGCGGTGATTATGATGATTTCGGCGGCGGCGGCTCTGGCAGCGGTTCCGGCCGCTCCTCGGGTGGCGGTCGCGGCAGCGCGGGCGGGCCGAATTTCGACAATGACCTGGATGACGAAGTACCGTTCTGA
- the feoB gene encoding ferrous iron transporter B, with protein MTGLPLIALVGNPNAGKSALFNALTGARQKLGNYPGVTVERKAGRFSLSDGRPIELVDLPGTYSLNPTSPDEQVTRDVILGKQAGERLPDALVVVVDASNLDNHLRFALELIGLGLPTIVALNMVDLATRDGLELDANILSRELGVPVISTVAVRKRGLDHLRTELESMLDGSVGRVRASGEQRDFDGLRQEARRIARAAIVRETPSRRLTAAVDRVALHPVAGLILLLALLFIMFQAVYAWSEAPIAMIEGFVASASDAVMAALPGGLLRSFLVDGVLNGVGSVIVFLPQILILFFFILMLEATGYMVRAAFLMDGIMAKVGLSGRAFIPLLSSFACAVPGIMATRTIADPKDRLTTILIAPLMTCSARLPVYAVIIGAFIPARTVALGIGLQGLVLFFLYISGIVGAMLAALVLRRTVTKGASGGFLMEMPKYQWPRSQDILLGLWQRAVIFLKRAGTIIFTSTVILWVLLSFPKAPENSGVSQVNYSIAGRVANGLNLVLEPIGFNRDISLALIPAMAAREVAVSALATVYSLDADEDEAKLERSLGDRLKDKWPLPTALAFLAWFVFAPQCISTIAVTKRETNGWKWPLFMIGYLFVLAYVAAGLTYWTATAIGLG; from the coding sequence ATGACCGGCCTGCCGCTGATCGCGCTGGTCGGCAATCCCAACGCTGGCAAGAGCGCCCTGTTCAACGCGCTGACCGGCGCCCGCCAGAAGCTGGGCAATTATCCCGGCGTCACCGTGGAGCGCAAGGCGGGCCGCTTTTCCCTGTCCGATGGCCGCCCGATCGAACTGGTCGACCTGCCCGGCACCTACAGCCTCAACCCCACCAGCCCCGACGAACAGGTGACGCGGGACGTCATATTGGGCAAGCAGGCGGGCGAACGCCTGCCCGATGCACTGGTGGTGGTGGTCGACGCCTCCAATCTCGACAATCATCTCCGCTTCGCGCTGGAACTGATCGGACTCGGCCTGCCGACCATCGTGGCGCTCAACATGGTCGACCTCGCCACCCGTGACGGGCTGGAGCTGGACGCCAATATCCTCTCCCGCGAGCTGGGCGTGCCGGTGATCTCCACCGTCGCGGTCCGCAAGCGTGGCTTGGACCATCTGCGTACAGAACTGGAATCGATGCTCGACGGCAGCGTAGGCAGGGTCCGCGCTTCAGGCGAACAACGCGATTTCGACGGCCTGCGCCAGGAAGCGCGCCGCATCGCCCGCGCCGCCATCGTGCGTGAAACCCCCTCCCGCCGCCTGACCGCCGCGGTCGACCGGGTGGCGCTCCATCCGGTAGCGGGGCTGATCCTGCTGCTCGCCCTGCTCTTCATCATGTTCCAGGCGGTTTACGCCTGGTCCGAAGCACCGATCGCCATGATCGAGGGCTTTGTCGCCAGCGCCAGCGATGCCGTGATGGCGGCACTGCCCGGCGGACTGCTGCGCTCCTTCCTGGTCGACGGCGTGCTGAACGGCGTCGGATCGGTCATCGTGTTCCTGCCGCAGATCCTGATCCTCTTCTTCTTCATCCTGATGCTGGAGGCGACCGGCTATATGGTCCGCGCCGCCTTCCTGATGGATGGCATCATGGCGAAGGTCGGCCTTTCGGGCCGCGCCTTCATCCCGCTGCTCTCCTCCTTCGCCTGCGCGGTGCCGGGGATCATGGCGACCCGCACCATCGCGGACCCGAAGGATCGGCTGACCACCATATTGATCGCGCCGCTGATGACCTGCTCGGCGCGGCTGCCGGTCTATGCGGTGATCATCGGCGCCTTCATCCCGGCGCGCACCGTGGCGCTCGGCATCGGCCTGCAAGGGCTGGTCCTCTTCTTCCTCTATATTTCCGGCATCGTCGGCGCGATGCTGGCCGCGCTGGTCCTGCGCCGGACCGTCACCAAGGGCGCCAGCGGCGGTTTCCTGATGGAGATGCCCAAATATCAATGGCCCCGGTCGCAGGACATATTGCTCGGCCTGTGGCAGCGCGCGGTGATTTTCCTCAAGCGCGCGGGCACGATCATCTTCACCTCGACCGTGATCCTCTGGGTGTTGCTCAGCTTCCCCAAGGCGCCGGAGAATAGCGGCGTCAGCCAGGTCAATTATTCGATTGCGGGCCGCGTCGCCAACGGCCTCAACCTCGTGCTGGAGCCGATCGGCTTCAACCGCGACATTTCGCTGGCCCTGATCCCCGCCATGGCGGCGCGAGAAGTCGCCGTTTCAGCCCTCGCCACCGTCTATTCGCTCGACGCGGACGAGGATGAGGCGAAGTTGGAACGCAGCCTGGGCGACCGGCTGAAGGATAAGTGGCCGCTGCCGACCGCACTCGCCTTCCTCGCCTGGTTCGTGTTCGCGCCGCAATGCATCTCGACCATCGCCGTGACGAAGCGGGAAACCAATGGCTGGAAATGGCCGCTGTTCATGATCGGCTATCTGTTCGTGCTGGCCTATGTCGCGGCGGGCCTCACTTATTGGACCGCGACCGCCATCGGGCTGGGTTGA
- a CDS encoding FeoA family protein, with amino-acid sequence MRLTELPLRQPAYVDLIDWKALSASDGQRLREFGLCEGASVEALHHGGLLGRGPIACKVGRMTIAMRRNHAAAITVRTGPQDDIATEKGA; translated from the coding sequence TTGCGCCTGACCGAACTGCCGTTGCGCCAACCCGCTTATGTGGACCTGATCGACTGGAAAGCCTTGTCCGCATCCGACGGGCAGAGATTGCGGGAATTCGGCCTGTGCGAAGGCGCCAGCGTGGAGGCGCTGCACCATGGCGGCCTGCTGGGCCGTGGCCCCATCGCCTGCAAGGTCGGCCGCATGACCATCGCCATGCGCCGCAACCATGCCGCCGCCATCACGGTCCGCACCGGGCCGCAGGACGACATCGCGACGGAAAAAGGCGCATGA
- a CDS encoding COQ9 family protein — MTPTHQDMTLDEVRAALAPILPRHAAFDGWRPEAVTMAAEQCGIDADIAALAFPDGAMDMIDAWFESIDTRMLAALPPEKLAALSIRQRIIALVETRLTLLARDREALRRAQATLAMPRNAARAAKLGWRAADGMWRAAGDESTDLNHYTKRLTLAGVYAATLLVFVDDESEDWTETRAFLARRIEGVMRFERAKAQWKGIGGGERLSFARFIGRLRYPAI; from the coding sequence ATGACCCCGACGCACCAGGACATGACGCTGGACGAAGTCCGCGCCGCGCTTGCCCCGATCCTGCCCCGTCACGCCGCCTTCGACGGCTGGCGTCCGGAGGCCGTGACGATGGCGGCGGAGCAATGCGGCATCGATGCCGATATCGCCGCGCTGGCCTTCCCCGACGGCGCGATGGACATGATCGATGCGTGGTTCGAAAGCATCGACACGCGGATGCTGGCAGCGCTGCCGCCGGAAAAGCTGGCCGCGCTCTCGATTCGCCAGCGCATCATCGCGCTTGTCGAAACCCGCCTCACCCTGCTCGCGCGCGACCGGGAAGCGCTGCGCCGGGCCCAGGCGACCCTGGCCATGCCGCGCAACGCCGCCCGCGCCGCCAAGCTCGGCTGGCGCGCCGCCGACGGCATGTGGCGCGCCGCAGGCGACGAGTCGACCGACCTCAACCACTATACGAAGCGCCTGACGCTGGCGGGCGTTTATGCCGCGACCCTGCTGGTCTTCGTCGATGACGAGAGCGAGGATTGGACGGAAACCCGCGCTTTTCTGGCCCGGCGGATCGAGGGCGTGATGCGGTTCGAGCGCGCCAAGGCCCAGTGGAAGGGCATAGGCGGCGGCGAACGGCTGAGCTTCGCCCGCTTCATCGGGCGGCTGCGTTACCCCGCCATATAA
- a CDS encoding alkene reductase, whose amino-acid sequence MANLFEPVQLGAIHAPNRMLMAPLTRGRATRDHVPTPIMADYYRQRASAGLIISEATGISRQGLGWPYAPGLWSDEQAAAWQPVTAAVHEAGGRIVAQLWHMGRVVHSSVTGEQPVSASATTGPGDAHTYAGKQPYEPARSLAIEEIPGVIADYVHAARNAIAAGFDGVQIHAANGYLIDQFLRDGSNHRDDSYGGSIENRVRLLREVTQAVADAIGADRVSVRLSPNGDSQGVDDSNPSALFAAAAEVLQQIGIAFLELREPGPDGTFGRTDVPRQSPVIRRHFSGPLILNSDYDLERAQQDLDSGLADGVSFGRAFLANPDLPKRLQIDAPLNSPNMATLYSQGAEGYVDYPALEEAAA is encoded by the coding sequence ATGGCCAATCTGTTCGAACCGGTGCAGCTCGGCGCGATCCATGCGCCCAACCGCATGCTGATGGCGCCGTTGACCCGCGGCCGCGCAACCCGCGACCATGTGCCGACGCCGATCATGGCGGACTATTATCGCCAGCGCGCTTCGGCGGGCCTGATCATCAGCGAGGCGACGGGCATTTCCCGGCAGGGGCTGGGCTGGCCCTATGCGCCGGGGCTTTGGTCGGATGAACAGGCGGCGGCGTGGCAGCCGGTGACGGCGGCCGTGCATGAGGCGGGCGGACGGATCGTCGCGCAGCTCTGGCATATGGGCCGGGTGGTGCACAGCAGCGTGACCGGCGAACAGCCGGTGTCGGCCAGCGCCACCACCGGGCCTGGCGATGCCCACACCTATGCGGGCAAGCAGCCCTATGAACCGGCGCGGTCGTTGGCCATCGAGGAAATTCCGGGCGTGATCGCGGACTATGTCCATGCCGCGCGTAACGCCATTGCAGCGGGTTTCGACGGCGTGCAGATCCATGCCGCGAACGGCTATCTGATCGACCAGTTCCTGCGCGACGGCAGCAACCATCGGGACGATAGTTACGGTGGATCGATCGAGAACCGCGTACGCCTGCTGCGGGAGGTGACGCAGGCGGTGGCCGATGCCATAGGCGCCGATCGCGTTTCGGTACGCCTGTCGCCCAATGGGGACTCGCAGGGCGTCGACGACAGCAATCCTTCCGCGCTGTTCGCGGCGGCGGCGGAGGTATTGCAGCAGATCGGCATCGCCTTCCTCGAATTGCGCGAACCGGGACCGGACGGCACCTTCGGCCGGACCGACGTGCCGCGTCAGTCGCCTGTCATCCGCCGGCATTTTTCCGGGCCGCTGATCCTGAACAGCGACTATGACCTGGAACGGGCGCAGCAGGATCTGGACAGCGGTTTGGCGGATGGGGTGAGTTTTGGCCGCGCCTTCCTGGCCAATCCGGACCTGCCGAAGCGTCTGCAGATCGACGCGCCGCTCAACAGCCCGAACATGGCGACGCTCTATAGCCAGGGTGCCGAGGGCTATGTCGATTATCCGGCGTTGGAGGAAGCGGCCGCCTGA
- a CDS encoding heparinase II/III domain-containing protein: protein MSDRRRLSPQSVPPHSLGNAAETDRPEDGIEQGKRLIRIADDKGLSLAQRVANRFYLLSWKTPIHGRRLKGKYPLKLLAVPDDEIPGNAHAGQAIRAGYFLFRGLKQPLGKLDFANPGQNSGMSPGFTDYLHGFHWLRDLATVATREQAAPLAEGVMRKWLDAHAETPSEPAWRADNAGWRLLFWSAHAPLILSSSDLVYRSLVLNCIARTARHLDRGADKAHIGLPRLVAWGGIVAASMLLPGGAARKLFGEAGLKRALDSGLHTDGGIISRSPLDQLETIMLLTMVAAVYEVRREQAPAFLKDALGKAVPALLGLTHGDGGLGNWQGAGAIDPATIEAVIRASRVRARPLRQANGWGYQRLAAGGTVVQIDAAPPPVAQLADAGCASTGAIEISDGPQRLVINCGGAAQVGAWIGRDLAQGLRTTAAHSTLVLDDSNSTALLPDGTLGKGVTEVEINRQESESGSRLDLSHDGYVRRMGYVHRRLLMMSSDGKEVRGEDMLTPAARRRKPVKLPVQLRFHLAPGVEPTSTADGMGALLRIDTGATWQFRANAGKLAIEESLWTDAEGRPHGTRQLVVTSEALPGGSSIGWLFKKVG from the coding sequence GTGAGCGACCGCCGCCGCCTTTCCCCTCAATCCGTCCCGCCTCATTCTTTGGGGAATGCGGCCGAAACCGACCGGCCGGAAGACGGAATCGAACAGGGCAAGCGGCTCATCCGAATCGCGGATGACAAGGGGCTTTCGCTGGCCCAGCGCGTCGCCAACCGCTTCTACCTGCTCAGTTGGAAGACGCCGATCCACGGCCGCCGCTTGAAGGGCAAATATCCGCTCAAGCTGCTCGCCGTTCCCGATGACGAAATCCCCGGCAACGCCCATGCGGGCCAGGCGATCCGGGCCGGCTATTTCCTGTTCCGGGGTCTGAAACAGCCCTTGGGCAAATTGGATTTCGCCAATCCGGGCCAAAATTCCGGTATGTCGCCCGGCTTCACCGATTATCTGCACGGCTTTCACTGGCTGCGCGATCTCGCCACCGTCGCCACCCGCGAACAGGCCGCGCCACTGGCCGAAGGCGTGATGCGCAAATGGCTCGACGCCCATGCAGAGACGCCCAGCGAACCCGCCTGGCGCGCCGACAATGCGGGGTGGCGCCTGCTCTTCTGGTCGGCCCATGCGCCGCTCATCCTGTCGTCCAGCGACCTCGTCTACCGCTCGCTGGTGCTGAACTGCATCGCTCGCACCGCCCGCCATCTCGATCGCGGCGCTGACAAGGCGCATATCGGCCTGCCTCGCCTTGTCGCCTGGGGCGGCATCGTCGCGGCGTCGATGCTGCTGCCCGGCGGCGCAGCGCGCAAGCTGTTCGGGGAAGCGGGCCTGAAGCGCGCGCTCGACAGCGGCCTTCACACCGATGGCGGCATCATCTCCCGTTCCCCGCTCGACCAGTTGGAAACGATCATGCTGCTGACCATGGTCGCCGCAGTCTATGAGGTGCGCCGCGAACAGGCGCCGGCCTTCCTGAAGGACGCGCTCGGCAAGGCGGTTCCGGCTTTGCTCGGCCTCACCCATGGCGACGGGGGTCTGGGCAACTGGCAGGGCGCGGGCGCGATCGATCCCGCCACCATCGAAGCCGTGATCCGCGCCAGCCGCGTGCGCGCCCGTCCGCTGCGGCAGGCCAATGGGTGGGGCTATCAGCGCCTTGCCGCCGGCGGCACAGTGGTCCAGATCGACGCCGCCCCGCCGCCGGTCGCGCAATTGGCCGACGCGGGCTGCGCCTCCACCGGCGCGATCGAGATCAGCGACGGCCCGCAGCGGCTCGTCATCAATTGCGGCGGCGCCGCGCAGGTAGGCGCATGGATCGGCCGCGATCTGGCGCAGGGTCTGCGCACCACCGCCGCGCACAGCACTTTGGTGCTCGATGACAGCAATTCCACTGCCCTGTTGCCCGACGGCACGCTGGGCAAGGGCGTGACCGAGGTCGAGATCAACCGTCAGGAAAGCGAAAGCGGCAGCCGCCTCGATCTTTCCCATGACGGCTATGTCCGCCGCATGGGCTATGTCCACCGCCGCCTGCTGATGATGAGCAGCGACGGCAAGGAGGTCCGGGGCGAGGACATGCTGACCCCCGCCGCCCGCAGGCGGAAGCCGGTGAAGCTGCCGGTCCAGCTCCGTTTCCATCTGGCGCCGGGCGTCGAACCCACGTCCACCGCCGACGGCATGGGCGCGCTGCTGCGCATCGACACGGGCGCCACCTGGCAATTCCGCGCCAATGCCGGAAAACTGGCGATCGAGGAAAGCCTCTGGACCGATGCCGAAGGCCGTCCCCACGGCACGCGGCAGTTGGTGGTCACCAGCGAAGCGCTTCCCGGCGGCTCCTCCATAGGCTGGCTTTTCAAGAAGGTGGGCTGA